In one Aeromicrobium wangtongii genomic region, the following are encoded:
- a CDS encoding copper resistance CopC family protein — protein MHNVVVLRGIVLGLVVPVLLAAAGLGAAPASAHAALVSSDPADGTTLAAAPTQITLTFNQNVGKPADVAIAAPDGTQVDVTGIRAVGPDLTATVADVDQRGTYRASFRIVSSDGHPVTGTVTYDVTAGRAVTAATPTDTDQESFVHRHSSHLFWGILAAVVALGLLLAPLRRRNDPDAA, from the coding sequence GTGCATAACGTCGTCGTGCTCCGCGGGATCGTCCTGGGGCTCGTGGTTCCCGTGCTGCTCGCGGCCGCCGGGCTCGGCGCGGCACCCGCGAGCGCGCACGCGGCCCTGGTCTCCTCGGACCCGGCGGACGGGACGACCCTGGCGGCGGCACCCACCCAGATCACGCTCACCTTCAACCAGAACGTGGGCAAGCCCGCCGACGTCGCGATCGCGGCCCCCGACGGGACGCAGGTCGACGTCACCGGGATCCGGGCCGTCGGCCCGGATCTGACCGCCACCGTCGCCGATGTCGACCAACGCGGCACCTATCGCGCCTCGTTCCGGATCGTCTCGTCCGACGGCCACCCCGTGACCGGCACCGTGACCTACGACGTGACCGCCGGTCGCGCCGTCACGGCAGCCACCCCCACCGATACCGATCAGGAGTCCTTCGTGCACCGGCACAGCTCACACCTCTTCTGGGGCATCCTCGCGGCGGTCGTCGCGCTGGGACTGCTTCTCGCACCGCTCAGGAGGCGCAATGACCCAGACGCTGCGTGA
- a CDS encoding YcnI family protein: MTRTLARLGAALTTAALVAVAAPASAHVGVSSTDAAQGGFGKVVFRVPNESDAATTTKLVVTLPADTPFAFVSTGAKPGWTVKTTTTTFDKPVKTGDFELTEAVSTITWTAEGEGTPVGQFDEFAISAGPFPDASSVGFSAQQTYSDGEVVDWDQEQTGDTEPEHPRPVLTLAAAAGDGGHGTTAHSAGGSDASADEGTELGTWLGGAALVVAAAALVVALRQNRRRA; the protein is encoded by the coding sequence ATGACACGCACTCTCGCGCGGCTCGGTGCTGCGCTCACGACGGCTGCCCTCGTGGCCGTCGCCGCCCCTGCCTCGGCCCACGTCGGCGTCTCGTCGACCGATGCGGCGCAGGGCGGATTCGGCAAGGTCGTGTTCCGGGTCCCCAACGAGTCCGATGCCGCCACCACGACCAAGCTCGTCGTGACCCTGCCGGCCGACACACCGTTCGCCTTCGTCTCGACCGGCGCCAAGCCGGGCTGGACGGTCAAGACGACCACGACGACCTTCGACAAGCCGGTCAAGACCGGCGACTTCGAGCTCACCGAGGCGGTCAGCACGATCACCTGGACGGCCGAGGGGGAGGGCACACCGGTCGGACAGTTCGACGAGTTCGCGATCTCGGCCGGCCCGTTTCCGGACGCCTCGTCGGTCGGATTCTCCGCCCAGCAGACGTACAGCGACGGCGAGGTCGTCGACTGGGACCAGGAGCAGACCGGCGACACGGAGCCCGAGCACCCGCGACCGGTGCTGACCCTCGCCGCCGCTGCCGGCGACGGTGGGCACGGGACGACCGCGCACTCAGCGGGCGGGTCGGACGCCTCGGCGGACGAGGGCACCGAGCTCGGCACGTGGCTGGGCGGAGCAGCCCTCGTCGTCGCCGCAGCCGCGCTGGTTGTCGCCCTGAGACAGAATCGACGACGTGCATAA
- the rocD gene encoding ornithine--oxo-acid transaminase has protein sequence MSIDTASYITLDEHWGAHNYHPLPVVIAEAEGAWVTDVDGHRYLDFLSGYSALNFGHRHPVLVEAVREQLDRVTLTSRAFHNDQFGQFCRELAELTQTEMVLTMNTGAEAVESAIKVARKWAYEVKGVQFNGAEIIVAAGNFHGRTTTIVSFSDDPGAHDNYGPFTPGFVTVPYGDLAAIEAAITPNTAAVLIEPIQGEAGVIVPPSGYLAGIRRACDENNVLMIADEIQSGLARTGKLFALDHDDVRADLYTLGKALGGGIIPVSAVVGRGDVLGVLKPGQHGSTFGGYPMACAVGRAVVGLLATGEFQARSLELGRYLHGRLDELVGRGIVAVRGRGLWAGVDIDPLSRTGREVSMALRDRGVLCKETHERTLRIAPPLVITQDEIDHAVDALADALQA, from the coding sequence ATGAGCATCGACACCGCGTCCTACATCACGCTCGACGAGCACTGGGGAGCGCACAACTATCACCCGCTCCCCGTCGTCATCGCCGAGGCCGAAGGGGCGTGGGTCACCGACGTCGACGGTCACCGGTACCTCGATTTCCTCTCCGGGTACTCGGCCCTCAACTTCGGTCACCGGCACCCCGTGCTGGTCGAGGCGGTGCGCGAGCAGCTCGATCGGGTGACGCTGACGTCCCGGGCCTTCCACAACGACCAGTTCGGGCAGTTCTGCCGTGAGCTGGCCGAGCTGACGCAGACCGAGATGGTGCTGACGATGAACACCGGCGCCGAGGCGGTCGAGTCGGCCATCAAGGTCGCCCGCAAGTGGGCCTACGAGGTCAAGGGCGTGCAGTTCAACGGCGCCGAGATCATCGTCGCGGCCGGCAACTTCCACGGCCGCACCACCACGATCGTGTCCTTCTCGGACGATCCGGGCGCGCACGACAACTACGGCCCCTTCACTCCGGGCTTCGTGACGGTCCCGTACGGCGATCTCGCTGCCATCGAGGCCGCGATCACCCCCAACACCGCCGCCGTCCTGATCGAGCCCATCCAGGGCGAGGCCGGTGTCATCGTTCCCCCGTCGGGCTACCTGGCCGGCATCCGTCGTGCCTGCGACGAGAACAACGTGCTGATGATCGCCGACGAGATCCAGTCCGGCCTCGCCCGGACCGGCAAGCTCTTCGCCCTCGACCACGACGACGTCCGCGCCGATCTGTACACCTTGGGCAAGGCGCTGGGCGGCGGCATCATCCCGGTCTCGGCGGTCGTCGGGCGCGGCGACGTGCTGGGGGTGCTCAAGCCGGGACAGCACGGCTCGACCTTCGGCGGATATCCCATGGCCTGTGCCGTCGGACGAGCCGTCGTGGGCCTGTTGGCGACCGGTGAGTTCCAGGCCCGGTCGCTCGAGCTGGGGCGCTACCTGCACGGTCGCCTCGACGAGCTCGTGGGCCGCGGCATCGTGGCCGTCCGCGGGCGCGGACTGTGGGCCGGCGTCGACATCGACCCGCTGTCCAGGACCGGTCGCGAGGTGTCGATGGCGCTGCGGGACCGGGGTGTGCTGTGCAAGGAGACGCACGAGCGCACCCTGCGCATCGCTCCCCCGCTGGTCATCACCCAGGACGAGATCGACCACGCCGTCGACGCGCTGGCCGACGCCCTGCAGGCCTAG
- a CDS encoding SHOCT domain-containing protein produces the protein MSAFGVDGWELVWSIFWVLAFFVYIFALFAIINDLFDDHGLSGWWKALWVVALLVFPFLTILVYLIARGKGMQERSQRRAAAAQKATDDYIRQTAGRPSPADEIAKAKALLDDGTITQDEYESMKARALT, from the coding sequence ATGTCAGCATTTGGTGTCGACGGGTGGGAGCTGGTCTGGTCGATCTTCTGGGTCCTGGCGTTCTTCGTGTACATCTTCGCGCTGTTCGCGATCATCAATGACCTGTTCGACGACCACGGGCTCAGCGGATGGTGGAAGGCCCTGTGGGTCGTGGCCCTCCTGGTGTTCCCGTTCCTGACGATCCTGGTGTACCTGATCGCCCGCGGAAAAGGCATGCAGGAGCGCTCCCAGCGCCGCGCCGCCGCTGCCCAGAAGGCCACCGACGACTACATCCGCCAGACGGCCGGCCGCCCGTCCCCGGCCGACGAGATCGCCAAGGCCAAGGCATTGCTGGACGACGGGACGATCACGCAGGACGAGTACGAGTCGATGAAGGCCCGTGCACTCACCTGA
- a CDS encoding DUF1269 domain-containing protein: MTDRNCSLLVAAYDDESTAREDFAAMKTVDDLDVVAAVVLSRDAEGKVHAKEHGGKLVRYGTAVGAVGGVVVGLFAPSLLASGVVGAVIGAGAGEILQRHEERQIGVDAQEWLPNGASAIVAVIDDLYLDRVDKAVEHAARNITKAIGKGDYDAVVKAVNKGEDQIIEAIAT; encoded by the coding sequence ATGACCGACCGCAACTGCTCACTGCTCGTGGCCGCGTACGACGACGAGTCGACGGCCCGCGAGGACTTCGCCGCCATGAAGACCGTCGACGACCTGGACGTCGTCGCGGCCGTCGTGCTGTCCCGTGACGCCGAGGGAAAGGTCCACGCCAAGGAGCACGGCGGCAAGCTCGTGCGATACGGGACCGCGGTGGGCGCCGTCGGCGGTGTCGTCGTCGGCCTGTTCGCGCCGTCGCTGCTGGCCTCGGGCGTGGTCGGGGCCGTCATCGGGGCCGGCGCCGGAGAGATCCTCCAGCGTCACGAGGAGCGGCAGATCGGCGTCGACGCGCAGGAGTGGCTGCCCAACGGTGCCTCGGCGATTGTGGCCGTCATCGACGACCTCTATCTCGACCGGGTCGACAAGGCCGTCGAGCACGCCGCCAGGAACATCACCAAGGCGATCGGGAAGGGCGACTACGACGCGGTCGTCAAGGCCGTCAACAAGGGCGAGGATCAGATCATCGAGGCCATCGCGACCTGA
- a CDS encoding spermidine synthase, which translates to MSEDVRRIEIVVDRDRPSAFTLRVDGTEQSYVDLDDPRRLEFDYIQRMADVIDGHGTAGEPLRCVHIGGAGMTLARYVAATRPRSAQIVLEPDEEITALVRERMPLPRHSGIKVRPVDGRTGIAAMRDDFADVVVLDAFDGDQVPAELTTREFFGELARVTTPDGLVLLNLADHAPFPYLRRAVRGVLDAFAEVMISAEPATLKGRRFGNVLVVASQATLPWETLARRAASSPLPYRVLPYREVVQGFAAKTAFTDQDSQPSPARPRLGTFFG; encoded by the coding sequence GTGAGCGAGGACGTGCGGCGGATCGAGATCGTGGTCGACCGGGATCGTCCCTCGGCGTTCACGCTGCGGGTCGACGGCACCGAGCAGTCGTACGTCGACCTGGACGATCCGCGACGCCTCGAGTTCGACTACATCCAGCGGATGGCCGACGTGATCGACGGTCACGGGACGGCGGGGGAGCCGCTGCGCTGCGTGCACATCGGCGGCGCCGGCATGACCCTGGCCCGCTACGTCGCCGCCACCCGGCCCCGATCGGCCCAGATCGTCCTGGAGCCGGACGAGGAGATCACGGCCCTGGTCCGCGAGCGCATGCCGTTGCCGCGGCACAGCGGCATCAAGGTCCGTCCGGTCGACGGGCGCACCGGCATCGCCGCGATGCGTGATGACTTCGCCGACGTCGTGGTGCTAGACGCCTTCGACGGCGACCAGGTGCCCGCCGAGCTGACGACGAGGGAGTTCTTCGGCGAGCTGGCCCGCGTCACGACGCCGGACGGGCTCGTTCTGCTCAACCTGGCCGACCACGCCCCGTTCCCGTATCTGCGCCGCGCCGTGCGGGGAGTGCTGGACGCCTTCGCCGAGGTCATGATCAGCGCCGAGCCGGCGACCTTGAAGGGGCGCCGGTTCGGCAACGTGCTGGTCGTGGCATCGCAGGCGACGCTGCCGTGGGAGACCCTCGCCCGCCGGGCTGCGAGCTCGCCGCTGCCGTACCGGGTGCTGCCGTACCGCGAGGTCGTGCAGGGCTTCGCGGCGAAGACGGCCTTCACCGACCAGGACTCGCAGCCGTCACCGGCACGCCCCCGGCTGGGCACGTTCTTCGGCTGA
- a CDS encoding DNA-3-methyladenine glycosylase: protein MPAGPDGEVAVRARGLLGRVLHGHGVAVRITEVEAYGGVDDPASHAFTRTARSEIMYGPPWRLYVYRSYGMHFCANVVTGPTNRAAAVLIRAGEVAEGLETARSRRPGVKDVALARGPGNLARALGLTLDDLGADLLVSEGVRLGEPPSDPVQVTAGPRVGVSKAADVPWRFWVTGDPTVSAYRRSPRAPAAGTTA from the coding sequence ATGCCCGCGGGCCCGGACGGCGAGGTCGCCGTCCGGGCCCGCGGTCTGCTCGGACGCGTGCTGCACGGCCACGGCGTCGCGGTGCGGATCACGGAGGTCGAGGCCTACGGCGGGGTGGACGACCCGGCGTCGCACGCATTCACCCGCACGGCGCGCAGCGAGATCATGTACGGGCCGCCGTGGCGGCTGTACGTCTACCGCTCCTACGGGATGCACTTTTGCGCCAATGTCGTCACCGGCCCCACCAATCGCGCCGCGGCGGTGCTGATCCGCGCCGGCGAGGTGGCCGAGGGCCTGGAGACCGCGCGGTCGCGACGTCCGGGCGTCAAGGACGTCGCCCTGGCGCGGGGCCCCGGCAACCTGGCCCGCGCCCTGGGTCTCACGCTGGACGATCTGGGCGCGGACCTGCTGGTCAGCGAGGGCGTGCGCCTGGGGGAGCCGCCGTCGGACCCCGTCCAGGTCACGGCCGGCCCGCGCGTCGGCGTGTCGAAGGCGGCCGACGTCCCGTGGCGGTTCTGGGTCACGGGCGATCCGACGGTGTCGGCCTATCGCCGCAGCCCTCGGGCTCCGGCTGCCGGGACGACAGCCTGA
- a CDS encoding peptidylprolyl isomerase, with the protein MRSRLAAAAAATALLTLLTACGGSDDDSADKPAASSKAPASDGTCTYTEGEEPGKKAKLPPTEPKSADQITIKTNRGAIKATLKPDTAPCTVNSFISLAEQGYYDGTKCHRLVPGFVLQCGDPTATGTGGPGYSFGDELSGSETYPAGTLAMANAGPDTNGSQFFIVLAEADLRPEFTVFGTVDAAGLKVAQDIEKEGNGPDGVAPAKDVVIESVS; encoded by the coding sequence ATGCGTTCTCGTCTTGCTGCCGCCGCGGCGGCCACGGCCCTGTTGACCCTGCTGACCGCATGCGGTGGCTCCGACGACGACTCGGCCGACAAGCCGGCCGCCTCGTCCAAGGCACCGGCCTCGGACGGGACCTGCACCTACACCGAGGGCGAGGAGCCGGGCAAGAAGGCCAAGCTGCCCCCGACCGAGCCGAAGAGCGCGGACCAGATCACCATCAAGACCAACCGCGGTGCCATCAAGGCCACACTGAAGCCCGACACGGCACCGTGCACCGTCAACTCGTTCATCTCGCTGGCCGAGCAGGGCTACTACGACGGCACGAAGTGCCACCGTCTGGTGCCCGGCTTCGTGCTGCAGTGCGGCGATCCCACGGCCACCGGCACGGGCGGACCGGGCTACAGCTTCGGCGACGAGCTCAGCGGCTCCGAGACCTACCCGGCCGGGACGCTCGCGATGGCGAATGCCGGCCCCGACACGAACGGATCGCAGTTCTTCATCGTCCTCGCGGAAGCCGATCTGCGACCGGAGTTCACCGTCTTCGGCACGGTCGACGCGGCCGGCCTCAAGGTCGCCCAGGACATCGAGAAGGAAGGCAACGGTCCCGACGGCGTCGCACCGGCCAAGGATGTCGTCATCGAGTCCGTCAGCTGA
- the argH gene encoding argininosuccinate lyase — MTTEPTSTHGEGNSLWGGRFASGPSPELVELSRSTHFDWRLAPYDLAGSRAHAGVLQAAGLLSRDDLTAMIAGIDALAADVESGAFVAQPDDEDVHTALERGLMERLGPDLGGRLRAGRSRNDQIATLFKMYLRDHGRRIAALVTQLAEALATQAETHLGVAMPGRTHLQHAQPVLLSHHLLAHAWPLVRDLDRLADWDARVAADSPYGSGALAGSSLGLDPEKVAAELGFSGSTANSIDGTAARDFVAEFAFVTAQIGIDVSRLAEEIIIWNTKEFDFVTLHDGYSTGSSIMPQKKNPDIAELARGKSGRLIGNLTGLLATLKGLPLAYNRDLQEDKEPVFDSIDTLEVLLPAFTGMIATLTFNTERMQALAPQGFALATDIAEWLVRQGVPFRVAHELSGACVQACEQRGIELWDLSDEDFAAISPALTPGVREVLTVEGSLASRDSRGGTAQVRVAEQLAEIRDRLS; from the coding sequence GTGACCACTGAGCCCACCTCGACCCACGGCGAGGGCAATTCTCTGTGGGGCGGTCGCTTCGCATCGGGCCCCTCGCCCGAGCTCGTCGAGCTGTCACGCTCCACCCACTTCGACTGGCGGCTCGCGCCGTACGACCTGGCCGGCTCGCGCGCCCACGCCGGGGTCCTGCAGGCAGCCGGGCTGCTGAGCCGCGACGACCTGACCGCGATGATCGCCGGCATCGATGCGCTGGCCGCCGACGTCGAGTCCGGTGCGTTCGTGGCCCAGCCGGACGACGAGGACGTCCACACCGCGCTGGAGCGTGGCCTGATGGAGCGCCTGGGGCCGGATCTGGGCGGACGACTGCGGGCGGGGCGCTCGCGCAACGACCAGATCGCGACCCTGTTCAAGATGTACCTGCGTGACCACGGACGCCGGATCGCCGCGCTGGTCACCCAGCTCGCCGAGGCGCTGGCCACCCAGGCCGAGACCCACCTGGGCGTCGCGATGCCCGGCCGGACGCACCTGCAGCACGCCCAGCCCGTCCTGCTGTCGCACCACCTGCTGGCGCATGCCTGGCCGCTGGTGCGCGACCTCGACCGGCTCGCCGACTGGGACGCCCGCGTCGCCGCCGACTCGCCCTACGGCTCGGGTGCGCTGGCCGGCTCGTCGCTGGGCCTGGACCCCGAGAAGGTCGCCGCCGAGCTGGGGTTCTCCGGCTCGACGGCCAACTCGATCGACGGCACCGCGGCCCGTGACTTCGTGGCCGAGTTCGCCTTCGTGACGGCGCAGATCGGCATCGACGTCTCCCGGCTGGCCGAGGAGATCATCATCTGGAACACCAAGGAGTTCGACTTCGTCACGCTGCACGACGGCTACTCCACGGGCTCCAGCATCATGCCGCAGAAGAAGAACCCCGACATCGCCGAGCTCGCTCGCGGCAAGTCCGGTCGCCTCATCGGCAACCTGACCGGTCTGCTGGCCACCCTCAAGGGCCTCCCGCTGGCGTACAACCGCGACCTGCAGGAGGACAAGGAGCCGGTCTTCGACTCGATCGACACCCTCGAGGTGCTCCTGCCGGCGTTCACCGGCATGATCGCGACGCTGACCTTCAACACCGAGCGCATGCAGGCGCTGGCGCCCCAAGGCTTCGCACTGGCCACCGACATCGCCGAGTGGCTCGTCCGCCAGGGCGTCCCGTTCAGGGTCGCGCACGAGCTGTCCGGCGCCTGCGTGCAGGCGTGCGAGCAGCGCGGCATCGAGCTGTGGGACCTGTCCGACGAGGACTTCGCGGCGATCTCGCCTGCCCTGACGCCGGGTGTGCGGGAGGTCCTGACGGTCGAGGGATCGCTGGCCTCCCGTGACTCCCGTGGCGGCACCGCGCAGGTGCGGGTCGCAGAGCAGCTGGCCGAGATCCGCGACCGGCTGTCCTGA
- the argR gene encoding arginine repressor: MSAADTKTARQQLIIELLTRNAVRSQGELVDLLEARGVNATPSTVSRDLVELDAVRVRHDGIGLIYAVPAEGGDRTPRPATGGAAARNRLARIVRELLVTIEASANQVVLRTPPGAAQYLASAIDHAAPEDIMGTIAGDDTVLMITRDPNGGQAVVDRFTDLAGPASKENQ; this comes from the coding sequence ATGAGCGCCGCGGACACCAAGACCGCCCGGCAGCAGCTGATCATCGAGCTGCTGACGCGCAATGCGGTGCGCTCCCAGGGCGAGCTTGTCGACCTCCTGGAGGCCCGGGGGGTCAACGCGACGCCGTCGACGGTCTCGCGTGACCTCGTCGAGCTGGACGCCGTGCGCGTGCGCCACGACGGCATCGGGCTGATCTACGCCGTCCCGGCCGAGGGTGGCGACCGCACGCCCCGTCCCGCGACCGGCGGCGCGGCTGCCAGGAACCGGCTGGCCCGCATCGTGCGCGAGCTGCTCGTGACGATCGAGGCCTCGGCCAACCAGGTCGTGCTGCGCACACCGCCCGGCGCGGCCCAGTACCTGGCCTCGGCCATCGACCACGCGGCACCGGAGGACATCATGGGCACCATCGCCGGCGACGACACCGTCCTCATGATCACCCGAGACCCCAACGGCGGCCAGGCCGTCGTCGACCGCTTCACGGACCTGGCCGGTCCCGCATCCAAGGAGAACCAGTGA
- the argF gene encoding ornithine carbamoyltransferase, whose translation MTIRHFLRDDDLTPAEQAEVLALAAELKADPYSRKPLAGPQTVAVIFDKASTRTRVSFGVGIADLGGSPLILDAAATQNGRGESPADTARVLGRMTSAIVWRTYAQSGLEEMAAHAGVPVVNALSDDFHPCQILADWQTVIEHKGSLAGLTVAYLGDGANNMGHSYLLGGATAGMHVRIGAPEGYQPDPRIVDDAAAIAAGTGGSVTVTADPSAALAGADVVITDTWVSMGQEAEKEARLALFGDYSITEKTLGLAAHDAIVLHCLPAYRGLEISAEVLDGPQSVVWDEAENRLHAQKALLVWLLEKSST comes from the coding sequence ATGACGATCCGCCACTTCCTGCGCGATGACGACCTGACACCCGCCGAGCAGGCCGAGGTGCTGGCGCTCGCCGCCGAGCTCAAGGCCGATCCGTACAGCCGCAAGCCGCTGGCCGGTCCGCAGACCGTCGCGGTCATCTTCGACAAGGCGTCGACCCGTACCCGGGTCTCGTTCGGCGTCGGCATCGCCGACCTGGGCGGCAGCCCGCTGATCCTGGACGCCGCGGCGACCCAGAACGGTCGCGGCGAGTCGCCCGCCGACACCGCCCGGGTGCTCGGCCGGATGACCAGTGCGATCGTCTGGCGCACCTACGCGCAGTCAGGGCTCGAGGAGATGGCCGCCCACGCCGGCGTACCGGTCGTCAACGCCCTGAGCGACGACTTCCACCCGTGCCAGATCCTGGCCGACTGGCAGACCGTCATCGAGCACAAGGGCAGCCTGGCCGGACTGACGGTCGCCTACCTCGGCGACGGCGCCAACAACATGGGGCACTCCTACCTGCTGGGCGGCGCGACCGCCGGGATGCACGTGCGCATCGGTGCGCCCGAGGGATACCAGCCCGATCCGCGGATCGTCGACGACGCCGCTGCGATCGCCGCGGGCACGGGCGGCTCGGTCACCGTGACGGCCGACCCCTCCGCGGCGTTGGCCGGTGCCGACGTGGTCATCACCGACACCTGGGTCTCGATGGGGCAGGAGGCCGAGAAGGAGGCCCGCCTCGCGCTGTTCGGCGACTACTCGATCACCGAGAAGACCCTCGGCCTGGCCGCGCACGACGCCATCGTGCTGCACTGCCTGCCGGCCTACCGCGGGCTGGAGATCTCCGCCGAGGTGCTCGACGGTCCGCAGAGCGTCGTGTGGGACGAGGCCGAGAACCGCCTGCACGCCCAGAAGGCCCTGCTGGTGTGGCTGCTGGAGAAGAGCAGCACATGA